One segment of Nocardioides sp. QY071 DNA contains the following:
- the gcvT gene encoding glycine cleavage system aminomethyltransferase GcvT — translation MADATPSPLTSPLHDRHEALGAKFSEFGGWLMPLEYPTGVVKEHAAVRGGVGIFDVSHLGKLVVRGPGAVEFLNATLTNDLHRIGPGKAQYSLVVDDATGGIVDDVFTYYRDDDHVLVVPNAANNDEVRRRLVEAAPEGVEVLDHHRDYVVLAVQGTKSDEVVAGVGLPVGHDYLTFVEAPFEGAEVVVCRTGYTGERGYELIAPSEVAPALWDALMKAGEPYGLVPAGLGARDTLRTEMGYPLHGQDISPDITPNEARLGWAVGWKKPAFWGRDRLLAEREEGPRRKLVGLVSTGRAIPRPHMSVRLLRDVPLGEVTSGTFSPTMKKGIALALVSSVVDDDAEVMVDVRGRPEVFQITKPPFVQPSVRES, via the coding sequence ATGGCCGACGCGACCCCGTCCCCGCTGACCAGCCCGCTGCACGACCGGCACGAGGCGCTCGGCGCCAAGTTCTCGGAGTTCGGCGGCTGGCTGATGCCGCTGGAGTACCCCACCGGTGTCGTCAAGGAGCACGCCGCCGTCCGCGGCGGCGTCGGCATCTTCGACGTCAGCCATCTCGGCAAGCTCGTCGTGCGCGGCCCGGGCGCGGTGGAGTTCCTCAACGCCACGCTCACCAACGACCTGCACCGGATCGGCCCCGGCAAGGCGCAGTACAGCCTCGTCGTCGACGACGCGACCGGCGGGATCGTCGACGACGTCTTCACCTACTACCGCGACGACGACCACGTGCTCGTCGTGCCCAACGCCGCCAACAACGACGAGGTACGCCGCCGCCTGGTCGAGGCTGCGCCCGAGGGCGTCGAGGTCCTCGACCACCACCGGGACTACGTCGTGCTGGCGGTCCAGGGCACGAAGTCGGACGAGGTCGTCGCCGGCGTCGGGCTGCCCGTGGGCCACGACTACCTGACCTTCGTCGAGGCGCCGTTCGAGGGCGCGGAGGTCGTCGTGTGCCGCACCGGCTACACCGGCGAGCGCGGCTACGAGCTGATCGCGCCGTCCGAGGTCGCCCCCGCCCTGTGGGACGCGCTGATGAAGGCCGGCGAGCCGTACGGCCTGGTTCCCGCCGGCCTCGGGGCCCGCGACACGCTGCGCACCGAGATGGGCTACCCGCTCCACGGCCAGGACATCTCCCCGGACATCACTCCCAACGAGGCCCGCCTCGGCTGGGCGGTCGGCTGGAAGAAGCCCGCCTTCTGGGGCCGCGACAGGCTGCTCGCCGAGCGTGAGGAGGGCCCGCGCCGCAAGCTCGTCGGCCTGGTATCCACCGGCCGCGCGATCCCGCGCCCGCACATGAGCGTGCGCCTGCTGCGCGACGTCCCGCTCGGCGAGGTCACCTCCGGCACCTTCTCGCCCACCATGAAGAAGGGCATCGCTCTCGCGCTGGTCTC
- a CDS encoding DUF4191 domain-containing protein, with protein MSNTPLDPSTMSRRRQILETYKMSREVDPAIRWWMIGSFLVFGGLGLALFRLVLPHNDSVFSWILAGVATFLIGLLAVMIVFGRRAQKAAFARLDGQLGAAARALTMLRRGWVIEEVVGFTKQQDMVHRVVGPPGIVLVGEGNPARLKALMASEHKKHERVAGDYPVHDVLVGKDEGQVPLNKLVRHVQKLGRQVKPAEITELRQRLRALDAQRPKVPLPRGPVPTSMKGMRGNLRGR; from the coding sequence ATGTCGAACACGCCTCTCGACCCGTCCACGATGAGCCGCCGCCGGCAGATCCTCGAGACCTACAAGATGTCCCGGGAGGTCGACCCGGCCATCCGCTGGTGGATGATCGGCTCGTTCCTGGTGTTCGGCGGCCTCGGCCTGGCGCTGTTCCGGCTGGTCCTGCCCCACAACGACTCGGTCTTCAGCTGGATCCTCGCCGGCGTCGCGACCTTCCTGATCGGCCTGCTCGCCGTGATGATCGTCTTCGGTCGCCGCGCTCAGAAGGCGGCGTTCGCCCGCCTCGACGGCCAGCTCGGTGCCGCCGCCCGCGCCCTCACCATGCTGCGCCGCGGCTGGGTGATCGAGGAGGTCGTCGGCTTCACCAAGCAGCAGGACATGGTCCACCGGGTCGTCGGCCCGCCGGGGATCGTCCTGGTCGGCGAGGGCAACCCCGCGCGCCTCAAGGCGCTGATGGCCAGCGAGCACAAGAAGCACGAGCGCGTCGCCGGCGACTACCCCGTCCACGACGTACTCGTCGGCAAGGACGAGGGTCAGGTCCCGCTCAACAAGCTGGTCCGCCACGTCCAGAAGCTCGGCCGCCAGGTCAAGCCGGCCGAGATCACCGAGCTCCGCCAGCGGCTGCGCGCCCTCGACGCCCAGCGCCCGAAGGTCCCGCTCCCCCGCGGCCCGGTGCCCACCTCGATGAAGGGCATGCGCGGCAACCTCCGCGGTCGCTGA
- a CDS encoding DUF6318 family protein, producing the protein MGTTLRAAAAALVLLLAAGCSDDGPSPRDPTSTWSPTGKMETPTSAAPDPVEPELPAAAAEASEAGARAFIGYYWELVNYAQVTGDVKALKAVSGPSCDGCKAGIRGVQDLYSDGGHIEGGNYSVHLDKVNQLKNKDSSQYAFEAKMSASTDKQLVVSGDGSSTTNPAATSEVVVAVAWLGSQWRLEAMQVS; encoded by the coding sequence ATGGGTACGACGCTCCGCGCCGCCGCCGCGGCCCTGGTGCTGCTGCTCGCTGCCGGCTGCTCCGACGACGGCCCGTCCCCACGGGACCCGACCTCGACCTGGAGCCCGACGGGGAAGATGGAGACGCCCACCTCCGCCGCGCCCGACCCGGTGGAGCCCGAGCTGCCGGCTGCGGCGGCCGAGGCGAGTGAGGCCGGGGCTCGGGCGTTCATCGGGTACTACTGGGAGCTGGTCAACTACGCCCAGGTCACTGGCGATGTGAAGGCGCTCAAGGCGGTGTCCGGGCCGAGCTGCGACGGCTGCAAGGCGGGCATCCGCGGTGTCCAAGATCTCTACTCCGACGGCGGCCACATCGAGGGCGGCAACTATTCAGTCCACCTGGACAAGGTGAACCAGCTCAAGAACAAGGATTCATCTCAATACGCGTTCGAAGCGAAGATGTCGGCCTCGACGGACAAGCAGCTCGTCGTGTCGGGCGACGGCAGCTCGACGACCAATCCGGCGGCGACGTCCGAGGTCGTGGTCGCTGTCGCTTGGCTTGGCTCCCAATGGCGCCTGGAAGCGATGCAGGTGTCGTGA
- a CDS encoding TIGR01777 family oxidoreductase, with protein sequence MHVVVAGSSGFLGRRLVTELRGRGHDVTCLVRRDPAPGHAPDTAESRWDPQSGVVDTGLVRGADVVVNLAGAPLIGNPHSKKWARDVMTSRRATTGLLAATIAAAPSPPALVNASGVSWYGDHGPTELTEASDTRGHALLTRVAREWEAATEPAARAGARVVRLRTAPVQDRSNAPLQQQRLQFLAGLGGRLGNGRQYYPLISLRDWIGAAAFLLEHPTASGPFNLCAPDTPTNAEFTRALARLVHRPALLPAPAAAIRLAAGPMADEVLGSLNLRPAALLDLGYGFADPDVESVLATGLRATTA encoded by the coding sequence GTGCACGTGGTCGTCGCCGGCTCGTCCGGCTTCCTCGGCCGCCGGCTCGTCACCGAGCTGCGCGGCCGAGGCCACGATGTCACGTGCCTGGTCCGCCGTGACCCGGCTCCTGGGCATGCCCCCGACACCGCCGAGTCCCGCTGGGACCCGCAGTCCGGCGTGGTCGACACCGGGCTCGTCCGAGGCGCCGACGTCGTCGTCAACCTCGCCGGCGCGCCCCTGATCGGCAACCCCCACTCCAAGAAGTGGGCGCGCGACGTCATGACCAGCCGCCGTGCCACCACCGGCCTGCTCGCCGCCACGATCGCCGCGGCGCCGAGCCCGCCCGCCCTGGTCAACGCCTCCGGCGTCAGCTGGTACGGCGACCACGGGCCCACGGAGCTGACCGAGGCCTCGGACACCCGGGGCCACGCCCTGCTCACCCGCGTCGCCCGCGAGTGGGAAGCGGCCACCGAACCCGCGGCTCGGGCCGGCGCGCGCGTCGTACGACTGCGCACCGCTCCCGTCCAGGACCGGAGCAACGCGCCCCTGCAGCAGCAGCGCCTCCAGTTCCTCGCCGGTCTCGGCGGTCGCCTGGGCAATGGTCGTCAGTACTACCCCCTCATCTCGCTGCGCGACTGGATCGGCGCAGCAGCGTTCCTCCTCGAGCACCCGACGGCGTCGGGTCCGTTCAACCTGTGCGCGCCGGACACGCCCACCAACGCGGAGTTCACCCGGGCGCTGGCCCGGCTGGTCCACCGCCCGGCGCTGCTGCCGGCACCCGCGGCAGCGATCCGACTGGCTGCCGGGCCGATGGCCGACGAGGTTCTCGGCTCGCTCAACCTGCGCCCGGCGGCGCTGCTCGACCTCGGCTACGGCTTCGCCGACCCCGACGTCGAGTCCGTGCTCGCGACCGGGCTGCGCGCCACCACGGCCTGA
- the lipB gene encoding lipoyl(octanoyl) transferase LipB — MTLTFREDGLGPDFIDYVTAWDLQRELHAQVVAGELTDTVLLLEHPPVFTASRRTEAHERPADPGGAPIIEVDRGGKITFHGPGQLVAYPIVRLPDHVKVLDYVRRLEEAIIAVCAELGVTTARIPGRTGVWLKADEKGDERKIAAIGIRVRNGVAMHGFALNCDVDLSWYDRFVPCGISDAGVTSLSAELGRDVPVREVLESVRRHLAELLEWKDYVLTPDYEPRPDPARVAVPVVSYPRVG, encoded by the coding sequence GTGACGCTGACCTTCCGCGAGGACGGACTGGGACCGGACTTCATCGACTACGTCACGGCGTGGGACCTGCAGCGCGAGCTGCACGCGCAGGTCGTCGCCGGCGAGCTGACCGACACCGTGCTCCTCCTCGAGCACCCGCCCGTCTTCACCGCCAGCCGCCGCACCGAGGCCCACGAGCGCCCCGCCGACCCCGGCGGTGCGCCGATCATCGAGGTCGACCGCGGCGGCAAGATCACCTTCCACGGCCCGGGCCAGCTGGTGGCGTACCCGATCGTCCGGCTGCCCGACCACGTGAAGGTCCTCGACTACGTGCGCCGGCTCGAGGAGGCGATCATCGCCGTGTGCGCCGAGCTCGGCGTCACGACCGCGCGGATCCCGGGCCGCACCGGCGTGTGGCTCAAGGCCGACGAGAAGGGCGACGAGCGCAAGATCGCGGCCATCGGCATCCGGGTCCGCAACGGCGTCGCCATGCACGGCTTCGCACTGAACTGCGACGTCGACCTGAGCTGGTACGACCGGTTCGTGCCGTGCGGCATCTCCGACGCCGGTGTCACCTCGCTGAGCGCCGAGCTGGGACGGGACGTACCGGTGCGCGAGGTCCTCGAGTCCGTACGACGGCACCTGGCCGAGCTCCTGGAGTGGAAGGACTACGTCCTCACCCCCGACTACGAACCGCGGCCCGACCCGGCGAGGGTGGCCGTGCCGGTCGTCAGCTATCCCCGAGTAGGCTGA
- the lipA gene encoding lipoyl synthase, whose translation MSATPEGRKLLRLEVRNAETPIERKPSWIRTKATMGPEYRSLKSLVKSEGLHTVCEEAGCPNIFECWEDKEATFLIGGDQCTRRCDFCQIDTGKPQPLDRDEPRRVAESVQTMGLKYATITGVARDDLPDGGAWLYAETVRAIHDLNPETGVENLIPDFNGDPALLAEVFESRPEVLAHNVETVPRIFKRIRPGFRYERSLDVLTQARAFGLVTKSNLILGMGETRDEVSDALQDLHEAGCELVTITQYLRPSLRHHPVERWVKPEEFVELATEAEEIGFSGVLSGPLVRSSYRAGRLYRQAMAARDDRAEATA comes from the coding sequence GTGAGTGCGACACCCGAGGGGCGCAAGCTCCTCCGCCTGGAGGTCCGCAACGCGGAGACCCCGATCGAGCGCAAGCCGTCCTGGATCCGCACCAAGGCCACGATGGGCCCCGAATACCGGTCCCTGAAGAGCCTGGTGAAGTCCGAAGGCCTCCACACCGTGTGCGAGGAAGCCGGCTGCCCCAACATCTTCGAATGCTGGGAGGACAAGGAAGCCACCTTCCTCATCGGCGGCGACCAGTGCACCCGCCGCTGCGACTTCTGCCAGATCGACACCGGCAAGCCCCAACCCCTCGACCGCGACGAACCCCGCCGCGTCGCCGAGTCGGTCCAGACCATGGGCCTCAAGTACGCCACCATCACCGGCGTCGCCCGCGACGACCTGCCCGACGGCGGCGCCTGGCTCTACGCCGAGACCGTGCGCGCCATCCACGACCTCAACCCCGAGACCGGCGTGGAGAACCTCATCCCCGACTTCAACGGCGACCCCGCACTGCTCGCCGAGGTCTTCGAGTCCCGCCCCGAGGTCCTGGCCCACAACGTGGAGACCGTGCCACGGATCTTCAAGCGGATCCGCCCCGGCTTCCGCTATGAGCGCTCCCTCGACGTGCTCACCCAGGCCCGCGCGTTCGGACTGGTCACCAAGTCCAACCTGATCCTCGGCATGGGCGAGACCCGCGACGAGGTCTCGGACGCGCTCCAGGACCTGCACGAGGCCGGCTGCGAGCTGGTCACCATCACCCAGTACCTGCGCCCCAGCCTCCGGCACCACCCCGTCGAACGGTGGGTCAAGCCCGAGGAGTTCGTCGAGCTCGCCACCGAAGCCGAGGAGATCGGCTTCAGCGGAGTGCTCTCGGGACCGCTCGTGCGTTCGTCGTACCGCGCCGGTCGTCTGTATCGTCAGGCGATGGCCGCGCGGGACGACCGCGCCGAAGCAACTGCCTGA
- a CDS encoding leucyl aminopeptidase — MTTFALRTASPAKTRAEAVVVGVLPDGKLAPGAEDVAAAYGRKLAGLLATVGLKGAPGEVAKVPTGGTIASPLLVLVGLGAEPDAAAVRRAAGNAARAVTNAASVALALPADTPDLVRAVVEGYRLGGYAFTAYKSKPATPTTPAEVVVLTPAARRTEVVAAVEPAQVLVDAVVATRDWVNTPPGDLTPPAFADAIADAVKAANKGLGKGATKVKVDVFDEGRLAELGCGGLLGVGAGSAAPPRLVELTYSPKDAVAHVALVGKGITFDSGGLWIKPAASMATMKEDMAGAAAVVQATLAAARLGLPVRISAYAALAENMVGDASMRPGDVLTTYDGTTVEVSNTDAEGRLVLADALGRAVEAAPDVILDIATLTGHMVMALGDKMAGVMGDDDVVADVLAAGEAAGEDGWPMPIPEFMDGRIRSSTIADLAQYDGIRWGGGLFAAAFLREFTGGLPWAHLDIAGPTFNKGGPSGHLAAGATGYGVATLLEYLRTRSTADPAAAPAASVPA; from the coding sequence GTGACGACCTTCGCCCTCCGCACGGCCAGCCCCGCCAAGACCCGCGCCGAAGCGGTCGTCGTCGGGGTGCTGCCCGACGGGAAGCTGGCGCCCGGCGCCGAGGACGTCGCGGCGGCGTACGGGCGCAAGCTCGCCGGCCTGCTCGCCACCGTCGGCCTCAAGGGCGCCCCCGGCGAGGTCGCCAAGGTGCCCACCGGCGGCACCATCGCCTCCCCCCTCCTCGTGCTGGTCGGCCTCGGTGCCGAGCCGGACGCGGCCGCCGTACGCCGCGCCGCCGGAAACGCCGCCCGCGCCGTCACCAACGCGGCCTCGGTCGCGCTGGCCCTGCCCGCCGACACCCCGGACCTGGTCCGCGCCGTCGTCGAGGGCTACCGGCTGGGTGGGTACGCCTTCACCGCCTACAAGAGCAAGCCGGCCACGCCCACGACGCCGGCCGAGGTGGTCGTGCTGACGCCGGCCGCGCGCCGTACCGAGGTCGTGGCGGCCGTCGAGCCCGCCCAGGTCCTGGTCGACGCCGTCGTCGCCACCCGGGACTGGGTCAACACGCCGCCCGGCGACCTGACGCCGCCGGCCTTCGCCGACGCGATCGCCGATGCGGTGAAGGCGGCCAACAAGGGACTCGGCAAGGGCGCGACGAAGGTGAAGGTCGACGTGTTCGACGAGGGCCGCCTGGCCGAGCTCGGCTGCGGCGGACTGCTCGGCGTCGGTGCCGGCTCGGCCGCTCCCCCGCGCCTGGTCGAGCTGACCTACTCGCCCAAGGACGCCGTCGCCCACGTCGCGCTGGTCGGCAAGGGCATCACCTTCGACTCGGGTGGCCTGTGGATCAAGCCGGCCGCCAGCATGGCCACCATGAAGGAGGACATGGCCGGCGCTGCGGCCGTCGTCCAGGCCACCCTCGCCGCCGCCCGCCTCGGCCTGCCGGTCCGGATCTCCGCGTACGCCGCCCTCGCAGAGAACATGGTCGGCGACGCGTCGATGCGTCCCGGCGACGTGCTGACGACGTACGACGGCACCACCGTCGAGGTCTCCAACACCGACGCCGAGGGCCGCCTCGTCCTCGCCGACGCGCTCGGCCGGGCCGTGGAGGCCGCGCCCGACGTGATCCTCGACATCGCCACCCTCACCGGCCACATGGTGATGGCGCTTGGCGACAAGATGGCCGGCGTCATGGGCGACGACGACGTCGTCGCCGACGTGCTCGCGGCAGGCGAGGCGGCCGGCGAGGACGGCTGGCCCATGCCGATCCCGGAGTTCATGGACGGGCGGATCCGCAGCTCGACGATCGCCGACCTCGCGCAGTACGACGGGATCCGCTGGGGCGGCGGCCTGTTCGCCGCGGCGTTCCTGCGCGAGTTCACCGGCGGCCTGCCGTGGGCGCACCTCGACATCGCCGGGCCGACCTTCAACAAGGGCGGCCCGTCCGGTCACCTCGCGGCGGGTGCGACCGGCTACGGCGTCGCGACCCTGCTGGAGTACCTCAGGACTCGCTCGACTGCTGACCCCGCTGCTGCTCCCGCTGCTTCTGTGCCTGCCTGA
- the sucB gene encoding 2-oxoglutarate dehydrogenase, E2 component, dihydrolipoamide succinyltransferase, translating into MATEVTLPALGESVTEGTVTRWLKQVGDQIAIDEPLLEVSTDKVDTEIPSPVAGTLVEIRANEDDTVEVGAVLAVVGEAGEAAPAAAAAEAPAAEAPAAPAAPAEPEPAPAAEAPATPAAPETPSAPAAPEPAASGSAEGTAVTLPALGESVTEGTVTRWLKQVGDAVAVDEPLLEVSTDKVDTEIPSPVAGTLLEIKAAEDETVEVGAELAIIGSGAPAAAPAAPAAPAAPAEAAAPAEAAAPAEPAPAAEAPAPPAQAAAAPAPAAPAPAAEAPAAPAPAAPAAPAQAPAPTHAADSTDGPGYVTPLVRKLAAQHGVDLAQVNGSGVGGRIRKQDVLDAAASKAPAAAAAPAAAPAASAAAPASPSPLRGQTVKVSRLRKIIAERMVESLHVSAQLTQVVEVDVTNIARLRESVKADFLAREGVKLTYLPFFTKAAIDTLKQHPSLNANLDLEKGEITYYDRENVAFAVDTDKGLLTPVVKDAGDLSISGLAKKISDVAERTRTNKIGPDELSGGTFTITNLGSFGALWDTPIINQPQVAILGPGAVVKRPVVIDDEDLGETIAVRHMVYFALTYDHRVVDGADAGRFLRDLKKRLEAGQFEV; encoded by the coding sequence ATGGCGACCGAAGTCACTCTCCCCGCGCTCGGTGAGTCCGTCACCGAAGGCACCGTCACTCGCTGGCTCAAGCAGGTCGGCGACCAGATCGCGATCGACGAGCCCCTGCTCGAGGTCAGCACCGACAAGGTGGACACGGAGATCCCGTCTCCCGTTGCCGGCACACTGGTCGAGATCCGCGCGAACGAGGACGACACGGTCGAGGTCGGCGCCGTCCTGGCCGTCGTCGGCGAGGCGGGCGAGGCTGCTCCGGCCGCCGCCGCTGCCGAGGCTCCGGCCGCTGAGGCGCCTGCCGCTCCGGCTGCTCCGGCCGAGCCCGAGCCGGCTCCGGCCGCCGAGGCTCCCGCGACCCCCGCCGCCCCGGAGACGCCATCGGCACCCGCCGCTCCCGAGCCCGCCGCGTCGGGTTCCGCCGAGGGCACCGCGGTCACCCTTCCCGCCCTGGGCGAGTCGGTCACCGAGGGCACCGTCACCCGCTGGCTCAAGCAGGTCGGCGACGCCGTCGCCGTCGACGAGCCGCTGCTCGAGGTCTCCACCGACAAGGTCGACACCGAGATCCCCTCGCCCGTCGCCGGCACGCTGCTCGAGATCAAGGCCGCCGAGGACGAGACCGTCGAGGTCGGCGCCGAGCTCGCGATCATCGGATCGGGTGCGCCTGCTGCTGCTCCGGCCGCCCCCGCCGCTCCCGCCGCTCCCGCCGAGGCTGCTGCTCCCGCCGAGGCTGCTGCTCCCGCCGAGCCTGCTCCGGCTGCCGAGGCCCCGGCCCCGCCTGCGCAGGCCGCGGCCGCCCCGGCGCCCGCCGCTCCCGCTCCGGCTGCCGAGGCCCCGGCGGCTCCCGCCCCGGCCGCCCCTGCTGCCCCGGCCCAGGCCCCCGCCCCGACCCACGCCGCCGACTCCACCGACGGTCCCGGCTACGTGACCCCGCTGGTCCGCAAGCTCGCCGCCCAGCACGGCGTCGACCTCGCCCAGGTCAACGGCTCGGGCGTCGGTGGCCGGATCCGCAAGCAGGACGTCCTCGACGCCGCCGCGTCGAAGGCGCCCGCCGCTGCCGCCGCTCCGGCCGCCGCCCCCGCGGCGTCGGCCGCCGCACCGGCGTCGCCGTCCCCGCTGCGCGGCCAGACAGTCAAGGTCAGCCGGCTGCGCAAGATCATCGCCGAGCGGATGGTGGAGTCGCTGCACGTCTCCGCACAGCTCACCCAGGTGGTCGAGGTCGACGTCACCAACATCGCCCGGCTGCGCGAGAGCGTGAAGGCGGACTTCCTGGCACGCGAGGGCGTCAAGCTGACGTACCTGCCGTTCTTCACCAAGGCCGCGATCGACACCCTCAAGCAGCACCCGTCGCTCAACGCGAACCTCGACCTCGAGAAGGGCGAGATCACCTACTACGACCGCGAGAACGTCGCGTTCGCCGTCGACACCGACAAGGGCCTGCTGACCCCGGTCGTCAAGGACGCGGGTGACCTGTCGATCTCCGGTCTGGCGAAGAAGATCTCCGACGTCGCCGAGCGCACCCGGACCAACAAGATCGGTCCCGACGAGCTCTCCGGCGGCACGTTCACCATCACCAACCTCGGCAGCTTCGGCGCGCTGTGGGACACCCCGATCATCAACCAGCCGCAGGTCGCCATCCTCGGTCCCGGGGCCGTGGTCAAGCGTCCCGTGGTCATCGACGACGAGGACCTCGGCGAGACCATCGCGGTGCGCCACATGGTCTACTTCGCGCTCACCTACGACCACCGCGTGGTCGACGGCGCCGACGCCGGCCGCTTCCTGCGTGACCTGAAGAAGCGCCTCGAGGCCGGGCAGTTCGAGGTCTGA
- a CDS encoding RDD family protein, whose product MIENASWGRRILALLVDWLLCTLVVIAIFGLDEYTKPGSFASGAVLIVFVVESGLMTWLGGGSAGKLLTGLCVVPADGHLRRLSPVKAIGRQVLVALVIPPLVFRPDGRGLHDLFAGTSTVTFATLRTLTK is encoded by the coding sequence GTGATCGAGAACGCATCCTGGGGTCGCCGCATCCTCGCCCTGCTCGTGGACTGGCTGCTGTGCACCCTGGTCGTGATCGCGATATTCGGCCTCGACGAGTACACCAAGCCCGGCTCCTTCGCCTCCGGCGCCGTCCTGATCGTGTTCGTCGTCGAGTCCGGGCTGATGACCTGGCTCGGGGGCGGCTCGGCGGGAAAGCTGCTGACCGGCCTGTGCGTCGTACCCGCCGACGGGCACCTGCGCCGCCTCAGCCCCGTCAAGGCCATCGGCCGCCAGGTGCTGGTCGCGCTCGTCATCCCACCGCTCGTGTTCCGTCCCGACGGCCGCGGCCTGCACGACCTGTTCGCCGGTACGTCAACCGTCACCTTCGCGACGCTGCGCACCCTGACCAAGTAG